In Zingiber officinale cultivar Zhangliang chromosome 1A, Zo_v1.1, whole genome shotgun sequence, the DNA window GTAACATTGAttcagaaaattttgaaaagtttaaggATACAACATATTTGTAAACATAAACCTGTACCAAAAGAGTGCAAAGTAATACCTTCAAGAATTCTTTGATgctaaatattttcataaaaatatttgcttGGATAAGACTGATCACATTGACAAGCTTGAGGGGAAAGTAATACCTTCAATGCAAGGAGAAGAGTAATAGTTTCCAGGCTATGTTGGCCACGATCAACGTAATCACCCAAAAAGAGATAATCAATATAACTGAAAGTGGCAAAAACATAAGGCAGTGTCACAAGCGGATAAAGAAAAATATGAACTAAAATTAAcactacaaattaaaaaaaaaaaaagatgcacCCAAGTGTGTAGCCAAAACTGTGTATCAACATCTATTTTCATGCTACAATATATGCAAATAGGCCAAAGCAAACTTAAACCTAGGATCTGAATAACTGAAGTCATAGAGTACAAGTGCAAACCAAAATACTACAGGTCAAAAAAAGCTGCACATTATCATCTGGGACACTTTGAATTTGCAGAGCTCAATCCTAAGATGCTTCACCAATTAAAGGAATTCAAGAACTATCGCTTATATGTACAAGCCTGAACAACCACAACACTTGTAACAAGGATTTAGTACATGTCGATGAAAAAGTTATGCTTTACAAAAGCATCCAACAATTACAAAAGATGACAATGCATATTGTAAGAATAAGATGAACTATACCTCTACATCGAGCCCCAATGAATTCCTTCGAATCACATCTTTTAGATGTAATATATgcaaccggtgtagtatcacttcgAATTCCTtcaatttgcaccttccctctagcaaccttgaagaaggatgatggagtgacatttgctcctatgcctctcacatgtccaccatgttcgttagaattcaaggccttcgtgagaatatcTTCACGAAGCGCTGATGAAAGTCGCGAGCTTTTCCATCACGAAGAATGCCAAAGCGGAGATTTCCTTTTCAATTATGTTTAATTGAAAAGTACAATTATGTTTAATTGGTGTTCCTTTTCAAGAGACGTAATCATCATTATAATTTTTGTAGTTATCGACAAAATCTAACACCAAAGTCAATAAGGTTTAACTTCTCTTTTACCTATCAAATAACATTCCTCTCCatctaacataatttttaaccaaCAGATCAATTTCTGGTTAGTCATCTCTATTTGGATTATAACAAACATCTCAATTTCTAGTTTATTCCCAAAGATCATATTGAGTTAACAAACAATTCAATTTCTGCTGTAAATTTACAATGTCGTTGAATTCAACAATCTGATACAAGTAAGATATAAGCAAAGAGAGATCTATTACTAACCCTATAGGGAGTTACGGATGAAACCATATCAGGTTCTAAAACAAGAAGGATCATATACCCGAAGGATCCATCACTGGGGTTTACTACAGGATTTAAGACTGGCGAGATTTGCTTAAAAGGAACTTTCGTGTGTTGGTATAGCAATACACTAAATGTCCAACTCCAGTTTCCCATATAGCGGAGTAAACTTTTAATATATCTCCTAAAAATGAAAGAAGGGAAGGGATCTAGGGCTTCCTTGCGTTTCATTCTTTTATGTACCTTTGAGCCGCTTGAATATGGTCTTGCACTGAGGGCAGACTTGGTTGCCTTCCCGTCGCTCGTATTCGTAGCAAGTCCTGTAAATAGGAAAGGCGCATTCGTTGCACGCGACAAAGAGATCACCGTCGACAGTGAGGCCAACGTCGTCGCCATAGATCTGGCACACCTGCCCGCTCAGCTGTTGCAGCGGTCTCGGCTGCAAAGCCCAAACATCGAATCAAAATCACATTTTGACAGCAGGAACCAAAGAATCAAAGAAGGGGGTGGGAAAATTACCCCCGATTCCCCATCGCGCCTGATGACCACTAGCTCGTTTCTGTTGTGCGAGCCGGCAACCAACCCCGCGCTCGTCTCCATGAAGTATTGCCTCAATCCAGGGGAAAACACAAGAAAGGCAGCAACTTGATTCAAATCAAAGCCACTGCAGCCTCATTGGAGCGCCATGGTCGCATCCCCTAGCTCCCTCCGGCCTCTTCTCCAGTTGACAATCTCTTAGTCTTCCGCTAAAGTAATGCGATGCCAGCAAGACAACCTACCAACCTCTTCCCCTTCTCTCCATCCCACCACCACTACGGCCACTTATTATTGCTTGATGCTTACACTGCGCCAACCGGATCCATAAAAGGGAGGAAAACCAGAAAGGGGTAGGAAAAAGGGAGGGCACCGCAAAAGGGATAACTTGAAGAAGGCGAAACaacaatacaacaacaacaacaacagtacGACACAGAAAAAAATCCCTTGGATTGGGCTAGGGAACATCCTGGATCTCAACACGCACACTACTCTTCCTCCACTCAAGATCGACATTTGGGCGAAAATGCTTTCTTTTACACCGCTTCTTCCATGAGATCAAAGAAACCGGTAGGGCTCACAGAGAAAATCTGAGAAAATACAAAAAAGGAAAGGTTCTGCTTATAGAAAGGTCATCGCTCATGGAGGAAATCTCTGTTTTGGCCTAAAAATGaccggaatgcgaagaaggcctcctcttctcgagttggaggagatgcggtgtggttggacggagaagcaagggtgtcgtgtcttgatcctgatcgagagaggaaggggcgtcgatctaggaaggggaagagggagatgaggctgagagagatggtcggacggCAGCAGCTAGGAGGAAAGTCGTGGTGGTGTCGTgacggtatacggtggacggcgcgatataggtttaggtttggagggacgAGTGAATTGTTACAAATTTttgctaagtattggtgggaaaattaaattattttattttggttcattaacaccgggttttaaaaaccgttgttaaaccggtgtctattaacgaaaaaaggcgttcatagacatcggctaaaaaaccgatgtctatgagcgaaaatctgcgctcatagatatcgatttttggaaaaatcggtgtaaaatgctcaaagacatcggtttttgcttaaaactgttgttgttccaccgatgtctatgagagtttttcttgtagtggcgctctctaatagtgactgaggtagcgagcctctagtcctatgaggaaaagaccttggtcttaccagggccaagaccttggaattggtcacctagatttatttaacgataaccttggaagtcaggtactagcctcttactttaatttacttgttatctctttttaactagactttagtctttttctttactcatgcttcttataatcctttattggagtctattagaatcctgtagatatatctaacaaatatgggattacaactaaccaagcatgctatataacaaTCACACAAGGGAAGTAGATCCGAACTCTCTAAGAtcatgttataaaatagagcaaaaggaagcaaatctgaattttctaaacatgctataaaataaagcaaaagagagcttatttggacttcctaaacatgctgtgataaaagcaaaaggaagctaatctaaccttactaatcatgctacaaaatagagcaaaaagaaaactaatttgatcttgctaatcatgctacaaaatggagcaaaagaaaactaattcaaacttgccaatcatgctgtaaaatagggcaaaagatagctaacttggactttctaaacatgctgtaaaaaatagggcaaaagataaCTAACTTAGACTTTCTAaacatactagtatactaagttatgcatgctcattaagtggcAGTGAATGCTACTGCTGCTCCACTAATTACAATAAAAAGCTGTACATGTCCTTGTTCCACTAATAGCATTGAAGACCGTACTCGTGCACATGATAACAAATAGAAGTTTCTGGTGTTCAAATAATGGCATTGTAGGACTGTACACACAcagtaatagcaaagaaaagctactgATAAGGAACTAAATCATAGAAATTCGGCTACTATAACTATTGTAAGATACCATCTAGTACACAGAATCATAGATCATGAAATCGTTAAGGAACATGATCATGAAATTGGTTATTCCAGCTGTCACTAGAATAGTTCAGTTAAGGAACTAGATCATTGAATTACTACATTCTTAGCAAAACCCGGATCATAAAAATTTGCACAGCAACCCTAGTTTATCAAACTCGGTACAACAAATCTTTAACAGATTGGAGCATATGATTCTGTACAATAGCAAAATCCGAGAATGGCATCTCAACAAGCAAGGAGGAAACCGAACAAGCAATACATGGCAGCAACCCTAATTCCACTACCTTCTCAGAAAATTCGGAACCAAAACGAATAGGAAATTTCGAAACAATCCTacagcaggtgagtagtacttacccttgattgctaggacttacaaccgagaagaggaaggaggtctagggttcggatgagttCAAATCTCGGTGCTTTTTCTGTGTCcgcgggctctcttcgacgggaggaactcgggtccgcaaggttcgccggaagaaaccttcgccggccgccggagagaaacTCCAAAGTTGCTGCGTTTCCGCCTGGGACCAGCGACGCCGACGCACCCAAAGAGGAGAAGGAACAGAATTTAGGGCTCGGGAAGAAAATTACCCCTTTAAAACCTAGGTTTATTTATGCCCTTttctataacttaaatatatttctctccAGATTGGGTTAACAAAATGAGCATAGCTTGGCTgattgggccggttttgcttgggtcagtccgacccgaggtcgtgggttcgaacctcatcttcaacagtttttgtcaaaatattccttttttttttaaccatactaaacgacctccaaaaatttcataaaaatactctaaaaattttaaaaatctctataatattttaaaagcatttccaaatatttttatggacatttggaactcgaaatagagaAAATCGGGTCGTTACACAGCTATAATGGTTCTACTAGAGACTGACTGATAGAAGGATCGATTGGAATTAATTCTGGGTCACTTGCCTATTGCCCTTGAAGGGCCGACATTGAGCTCTCCCCTCGTGCAGAGGGCAGCCACATCAGAGGGACCTCTCAGGGGGTCTGGATAGAGGGGGTCGCCGATTGACGCCTCTTGCGGCGAATTTGGAGGGGGTCATCGAACTCAATGGATTCCAAAAAAACCCACACAGGAACCA includes these proteins:
- the LOC122002729 gene encoding probable cellulose synthase A catalytic subunit 5 [UDP-forming], translated to METSAGLVAGSHNRNELVVIRRDGESGPRPLQQLSGQVCQIYGDDVGLTVDGDLFVACNECAFPIYRTCYEYERREGNQVCPQCKTIFKRLKGFYIDYLFLGDYVDRGQHSLETITLLLALKVYVYKYVVSLNFSKFSESMLQIEYPHNIHLIRGNHEAIDINALFGFRTECIERMGEQDGIWA